A single Desulfobaculum xiamenense DNA region contains:
- the ychF gene encoding redox-regulated ATPase YchF: MGLSIGIVGLPNVGKSTLFNALTKAQNAESANYPFCTIEPNKAVVPVPDPRLDKLSELVHPQRVLHATVDFIDIAGLVKGASRGEGLGNKFLANIREADAILHVVRCFENDDVVHVDGSVDPIRDIEVIEAELVMADTQTLENRLDRMRKQLKGDKKLQAKVDCCAALLEHMSAIRPASSFPGRDNDACRELMRELQLITDKNIIYCCNVDDDALVDDNEFVTRVREYAAQSGSGVVKINARMEEELVGMEDEEYREFLESYGVSESGLDLIIRSGYATLGLISYFTAGVKEVRAWTIHEGDTAPKAAGVIHTDFERGFIRAEVIGYDDYVANGTEAACRAKGVLRVEGKEYVVHDGDVMHFLFNV, translated from the coding sequence ATGGGACTGAGCATAGGTATCGTCGGCTTGCCTAACGTGGGCAAGTCCACCCTTTTCAATGCGTTGACCAAGGCCCAGAACGCCGAAAGCGCGAACTATCCCTTCTGCACCATCGAGCCGAACAAGGCCGTGGTTCCGGTTCCCGATCCGCGCCTCGACAAGCTCTCCGAGCTGGTGCACCCCCAGCGCGTGCTCCACGCCACCGTGGACTTCATTGACATCGCCGGTCTGGTGAAGGGTGCCAGCCGTGGCGAGGGTCTTGGCAACAAGTTTCTCGCCAACATCCGCGAGGCCGATGCCATCCTGCACGTGGTGCGCTGCTTCGAGAACGATGACGTGGTGCATGTGGACGGCTCCGTCGATCCCATTCGCGACATCGAGGTCATCGAGGCCGAGCTGGTCATGGCCGATACCCAGACCCTCGAAAATCGCCTCGACCGCATGCGCAAGCAGCTCAAGGGCGATAAGAAGCTTCAGGCCAAGGTGGACTGCTGCGCCGCGCTGCTCGAACACATGAGCGCCATCCGCCCCGCATCCAGCTTCCCCGGCCGCGACAACGACGCCTGCCGCGAACTCATGCGCGAACTCCAGCTCATCACCGACAAGAACATCATCTACTGCTGCAACGTGGACGATGACGCGCTGGTCGATGACAACGAATTCGTCACCCGCGTGCGCGAATACGCCGCGCAGTCCGGCTCCGGCGTGGTCAAGATCAACGCGCGCATGGAGGAGGAGCTTGTGGGCATGGAGGACGAGGAGTACCGCGAATTCCTTGAATCCTACGGCGTGAGCGAGAGCGGTCTCGACCTTATCATCCGCTCCGGATATGCCACCCTCGGCCTTATCAGCTACTTCACCGCCGGCGTGAAGGAAGTGCGCGCATGGACCATCCATGAGGGCGACACCGCGCCCAAGGCCGCGGGCGTCATTCATACCGATTTCGAACGCGGCTTCATCCGCGCCGAGGTCATCGGCTACGACGACTACGTGGCCAATGGCACCGAGGCCGCCTGCCGCGCCAAGGGCGTGCTGCGCGTGGAAGGCAAGGAATACGTCGTCCACGACGGCGACGTCATGCACTTCCTGTTCAACGTCTAA
- a CDS encoding RNA methyltransferase, with protein MLDNLTIVLFHPKFPENVGSAARACANMGCPNLVVVSPRNWDMGRAGALATPKGEDILRSMRVVDDLPTALAGFQHVYGTTARTGGWRKGLWTPSRAASEMVAQMQGASRVAVVFGPEDRGLTNEETEICGRLLTIPTSPEASSLNLAQAVLVVLYECFKHSVENPEAEDAPAPTPVTSNLATHEEMELLFANLKDTLAAIDYLKDENTDYWMLPVRRFLQRAPFRRSEFNMLMGICRQVKWVADKASRSDG; from the coding sequence ATGCTCGACAATTTGACCATCGTCCTCTTCCACCCCAAGTTCCCCGAGAACGTGGGCAGTGCCGCGCGCGCCTGCGCCAATATGGGCTGTCCGAACCTCGTGGTCGTCTCCCCGAGGAACTGGGACATGGGCCGCGCCGGCGCACTGGCCACGCCCAAGGGCGAGGACATTCTGCGTTCCATGCGCGTGGTGGACGATCTGCCCACGGCGCTTGCCGGATTCCAGCACGTCTACGGCACCACCGCCCGCACTGGCGGCTGGCGCAAGGGCCTGTGGACGCCGTCGCGCGCCGCCTCGGAAATGGTCGCCCAGATGCAGGGCGCGAGCCGCGTGGCCGTCGTCTTCGGTCCCGAGGATCGCGGCCTCACCAACGAGGAGACCGAAATCTGCGGACGGCTCCTCACCATCCCCACCTCGCCAGAGGCCAGCTCGCTGAACCTCGCGCAGGCCGTGCTGGTGGTCCTCTACGAGTGCTTCAAGCACTCCGTGGAGAATCCCGAGGCCGAGGACGCACCGGCTCCCACCCCCGTGACCTCGAACCTCGCCACCCATGAGGAGATGGAACTGCTCTTCGCCAATCTCAAGGACACGCTCGCGGCCATCGACTACCTGAAGGACGAGAACACGGACTACTGGATGCTGCCCGTGCGGCGCTTCCTCCAGCGTGCGCCTTTCCGCCGCAGCGAGTTCAACATGCTTATGGGCATCTGCCGTCAGGTGAAGTGGGTCGCCGATAAGGCCTCCCGCTCGGACGGCTGA
- the amrA gene encoding AmmeMemoRadiSam system protein A: protein MPERFSFTLTDEEKTALKGLVRRAIASRLETGRAEPAGEPPTPRLLETFGAFVTLTLGGQLRGCIGRVIGDRPLWTTVHAMAQEAAFGDPRFSPLTAEEFGRVEIEISILSQLTVCPNPELVTVGRHGLLISHRGHSGLLLPQVPVEWGWDRETFLKQTCHKAGLPPDSWQEPGAQIFWFEAEVF from the coding sequence ATGCCCGAAAGGTTCAGTTTCACGCTGACGGACGAAGAGAAGACCGCCCTGAAGGGCCTTGTGCGGCGCGCCATCGCCAGCCGTCTGGAGACGGGCCGTGCCGAGCCCGCCGGGGAGCCGCCGACGCCACGCCTGTTGGAGACGTTCGGAGCGTTCGTGACGCTGACCCTCGGCGGGCAGCTTCGCGGCTGCATCGGGCGCGTCATCGGCGACAGGCCGCTGTGGACCACGGTGCACGCCATGGCGCAGGAGGCGGCCTTCGGCGACCCACGCTTTTCGCCGCTCACGGCCGAGGAGTTTGGGCGCGTGGAGATCGAGATTTCAATCCTGAGCCAGTTGACTGTGTGCCCGAACCCGGAGTTGGTGACGGTGGGCCGCCATGGACTGCTCATCAGCCACAGGGGCCACTCTGGCTTGCTGCTGCCGCAGGTGCCAGTGGAATGGGGCTGGGACCGCGAGACGTTCCTGAAGCAGACCTGCCACAAGGCGGGCCTGCCGCCGGATTCGTGGCAGGAGCCAGGTGCGCAGATATTCTGGTTCGAGGCGGAGGTCTTCTAG